From one Catenuloplanes nepalensis genomic stretch:
- a CDS encoding sugar phosphate nucleotidyltransferase, whose translation MHAVILAGGKGVRLRPYTTALPKPLMPIGDSHSILQIVLEQLASCGFTSVTLAINHLGPLIRAFVGDGSEWGLTIDYVEEEKPLNTVGPLFGLKDSLPDEFLVMNGDVLTDLDYGHLLRTHADSGAAVTVATSERVHRIDFGVLDNADGRITGFREKPSLTYSVSMGVYGMSRKTIAPYPAGEPFGFDQLVLDLLAKNEHAAIYPFEGFWLDIGRPEDYDEANRNFAELKPILLRERIIVPPTPEAILAPPPLPTPEAVTGEPV comes from the coding sequence ATGCACGCGGTGATCCTCGCCGGGGGCAAGGGTGTACGGCTCCGTCCGTACACGACGGCCCTGCCGAAACCCCTGATGCCCATCGGGGACAGCCACTCGATCCTGCAGATCGTGCTGGAGCAGCTCGCGTCGTGCGGGTTCACCTCGGTGACCCTCGCGATCAACCATCTCGGCCCGCTGATCCGCGCCTTCGTCGGTGACGGCAGCGAGTGGGGACTGACGATCGACTACGTGGAGGAGGAGAAACCGCTCAACACGGTGGGACCGCTGTTCGGGCTGAAGGACAGCCTGCCGGACGAGTTCCTGGTGATGAACGGCGACGTGCTCACCGACCTGGACTACGGTCACCTGCTGCGCACGCACGCGGACTCCGGCGCGGCCGTCACCGTGGCCACGTCCGAGCGGGTGCACCGGATCGACTTCGGTGTGCTGGACAACGCGGACGGGCGGATCACCGGGTTCCGGGAGAAGCCGTCGCTGACGTACTCGGTCAGCATGGGTGTCTACGGCATGTCCCGGAAGACGATCGCGCCGTACCCGGCCGGTGAGCCGTTCGGCTTCGACCAGCTGGTCCTGGACCTGCTGGCGAAGAACGAGCACGCGGCGATCTACCCGTTCGAGGGGTTCTGGCTGGACATCGGCCGGCCCGAGGACTACGACGAGGCGAACCGGAACTTCGCGGAGCTCAAGCCGATCCTGCTCCGCGAGCGGATCATCGTGCCGCCCACACCGGAGGCGATTCTGGCGCCGCCGCCGCTGCCCACCCCCGAGGCCGTGACCGGGGAGCCGGTGTGA